The Palaemon carinicauda isolate YSFRI2023 chromosome 37, ASM3689809v2, whole genome shotgun sequence genome contains a region encoding:
- the LOC137629205 gene encoding uncharacterized protein translates to MALLAKEVSDPCPKVSPITLQPRKIFQQFCQLEKSWDEPLPMELEEQWGQWVADLPEIKKFKILRSIKPIDTPVKNAQLHHFADATKYGNGTASCLRVVLKDNSVHASLIMAKLHLTPLKESTILRLELAGALEAVQLEKKLSIELQIPLDT, encoded by the coding sequence ATGGCTCTTCTAGCTAAAGAGGTTAGTGACCCCTGCCCTAAAGTAAGTCCAATTACACTACAACCCAGAAAGATATTCCAGCAATTCTGTCAATTGGAGAAGAGTTGGGATGAACCACTACCCATGGAACTGGAAGAGCAATGGGGCCAATGGGTAGCCGATTTGCCAGAGATAAAGAAGTTTAAGATTCTGAGAAGCATAAAACCTATAGACACACCTGTGAAGAATGCCCAACTGCACCACTTTGCTGATGCCACTAAGTATGGAAATGGTACTGCATCATGCTTAAGAGTTGTCCTAAAAGATAATTCTGTGCATGCTAGTCTCATTATGGCGAAGTTGCATCTTACACCCCTGAAGGAATCTACTATTCTTAGACTGGAACTGGCTGGAGCCCTAGAAGCTGTGCAACtagaaaaaaaattgagcatagAACTACAGATACCACTGGATACTTAG